ACAATAAAATTAGGCATAATATTCAGAATACAAATTCATGAAATTCCTAGTGCTCGGTACTCGTAAAGCATAGCATTTTTTTCAATCAAAAAGCAAACAGTTACAAACCATAGATCGGTCGTGAGGAAAAAAGGAAAGTCGTTACTTACCGGCCTTAGGTTCTTCTTTAATTTCCTCCGCACTGCTCCCCTACATAAAACCAACATTGCAATTGATAGTTGATACATAGATAGCAAGAACCCATTATAGTTAAAGATCCAACCGACAGAAAAAAGCCAACCTGCAAGTCGTAAGTCCACAACGTGAGGTTATCGCGAAGAAGCTGCATAATCAGGGTGTTGTCCTTGTAAGAATCCTCTCCAAGGGTATCCAGTTCTGCAGTTGCTTCATCAAAATCCTAGCAGACCACAAATCAAACACCAGCCAACTTCAAACATCCATAATAACAATGACTAATCTctgagtgattttgtaaatataAAAAAGGTCACCATGTAAATGCTTTCGTTTTCTAAAATCCGACCCGAAAACAATTAAAAGAGTGTGCTTTATTCAAAACCAAAATTATAATTCCTCTTTTTCATAACTCTTTTTACCCAAATAGTTGTTTAATCATCATCATCGTAGGAAGCATACAAAATCAGTTTACCTGTAATAACGACAAtgaacatcatcatcatcgtagGAACCGTAATGCAGCCACTGTTGCATCACACAAAAAGAAGTGGAATTGTTAAAGCTCTTGATACTTTAAAAGTACATATATGATCACAAAACCTGTAGTTTTTGGTTTGGGTCTGCTTGACCAAAAACACTTTGTGTTCGAATActattttttaatctttttagtGTGTCAAATACCAATACGAAATTAAAAGCAATATAGTTTTTTAAGATCATAGCCCAAAATACTTAATAACAAAAGGCTAAATAAAAAAGGCAGAACTTTAAGATTCAAGTACCAAATGATCATCTTCAAACGAAACCTCGAGCAAGTATAACCGCAGATGCATAAAAGGTTATGAATAACTGAAGATACATAATCATTTTAATATTGATCTCTAATTCTCTGTAGTTGGTAGTTTAAAGAAAACACTTGAATAATCTTGTTAATGGAgccgtagaattagctaatgttGAAAAGAAGTTACCTTTAGAATTGGTGGAAGAATCAAGGTTCTCCACATAAATCCGAGAAAAGCCCATGTATCCTTTGCATTCCAGTTTCATCTTCTATTCAAGTGGAAGCGAAAAAAGACTTTTTACATTCTTTAAAAATAGTTTGTAACACCTGTTCCTCTACTCCATGATTGAGATGAGGTAAAAGAAGCCCTAGTTTCTGCATATAACCAGGAAACGCTTCTTTAACCGCCCTTCGATAAGCATCCTCATCGTTCAAAACTGAACTTTGCAAAATCCCTAAAAACTATCAGAACAATACAAATCTCTTAGACACTAGTCAACTATATGATATTAAATTAGTGGTATTATAATACAGGAAGTGTTAAGTATTTACCATTGGAAAAATACTTATCATCATCATCGCCAGCTCCTAATTGAATCTTGAGCATACCTACATCGTACATAAATCTTTTATTGGCATTTGAAAGTactatgaaacacaaaattgcagGTCAACAActtattaacacaaagatctgtAAAAACATGTCAACTATATGGTACCCCTAACATCGTAACATTGAAATAAAAAAAGAGAAATCACCATACTTATATAAACTACAAATTCCTGGAGATCATCTAATCGGTGACTCATCAGATCCAATGTCAAGTTTAACCATTAAAAAGATGagcatatataaaaaaaacatcacCACATTGAATAACATCAAACACGAACATATATGAATGATAAATACAATAAAGATCACTAAAAACGATTCAAGATTAAAAGATGagcatttataaaaaaaaatcaaacacgATTCAAGATTCAGATTTTAGATTAAATAACAGTTgtttaaaaaaccctaaaatacgAACATATATGAATGATACATAAAGTAAAGATCGCCAGTTGCTTTAGATTGAAATCTTGGGTTTGTGAATGGATTAGAGATAGAGGAGAATCACATAGAGACATCAACAACAATCGCAAATCAACTGGGTTGAAACATAATTGATGAATTTTATACCTGATTGAGGCTATCTTTAGCTTTGCGTTCACCATGATTCGGACTCTGCTTGCTGTTCATCAACGACATTTGAAAGATCCGTCATTCCATCATAATGAATCAATCGGTAACCAGTGTTGATTCCTTTAGGGTTTATAGAGCATGATGAAGAGGGAATAAAGGAAACGTATTCATAAATTTTGGAGAATGAATTGaattgattgaaaattgattgtGGTTTCCTAATTGAGGCACAAAATAGACGGTTTGAAAGAAAGAGCGTATGGAGGAGAAAACAAATGCCGCCCAATTCACAATTCTCTGAATAAGTAGCACTGCCAcatcatagtcaaatagtcaacattattTTGCTCTAGTATAAGAGATAGATAATTagaaatatattataatatttagAAAGAGCATTTTAAGAGATTTTTTGAATTTTAATGCATAAAGTAGAATCCTAAAATTATGATAAGTTAGTCTTTCAAACACTAATTATTCTTTAATCTCTCGTTTTTAGCCATAATCTGATTAATTGGTTAATAGTTGCATTTTATTTTCCTTATAAAAAATAACTACTCCACAATTCTTAAACGGCTATAACTTTTTTGtacataaatatattttttaaggtAGACCATAAAAACGagtattttattttctttaactTGAGTATAACATTActatagttattttttttttattaaaagaattgatatgttacgtgattaacagTGTCTAAAGGTGAACAACAAGTGAATCGTTGATTAAAACCGAAccttaatcaaccaaaaactgaattAACTTAAAAGTGAGTAACCGAAAATCAGATTAACTAAAAACCGGTTATCGGTTTTTTTTGTACAATCGTTTAGtcaaaattaaccgaaccgaatcaAACCAAACCATTCATATTTTCGTATATTTCTAGTATTTTTTTTCGCTGAACGCTCGGTTCATTTACGTCCGTAATGCGATCACGCGTTCACCCCCTTCTAGTACACaaataaggggctgtttggcaacatctgaatggttaagtgctgaaccagtaagagtaagaggtctgaaccattaagtgctgaactagtaagatgtctgaaccattaagatccagtataatgcttaaccgtttagaggcaaatgtctaaccaattcagattagaagtcttaaccattcagagtcAATATAGTGCTTAACCATTAAGACatttgctcgcgaaacaaacagtctgaaccattaagtgttggaGAGATTTGACCATTAAAAGACCATTAAAAAGTAAACAAACAGCtagagggggcaatcttgacccaaagccttCCAAATGAGTCAATTTAGGttgtttttaaaattatatgggttgaTTTGGGTAAAATATTTTAACTAATTGGGTCATAATGGGTCACTTTaaattccatcttgttattttcgggtcaaagcgggtcgacaacattaaagaaatgggtcgatgtgggttagtgtcttaaagaaacgggtcggttcgggtcgggtttcgggCCGACACGGGTTTCTGCACGGACGGGTTTCGGATTGCAACAGGTTTTGGGCCGGCACGAGTTTCCGCACGAGACGCGTTTGGGGTCAGGACGAGTTttgtaccgtttcgacgcgaaccgtttcgacgcgtaccgtttcgaccggtaccgtttcgacacgaaccgtttcgacccgtaccgtttcaaccagtaccgtttcgacctgtaccgtttctacccgtaccgtttcgaccagtaccgtttcgaatcgaaccgtttcgaccagtaccgtttcgaatcgaaccgtttcgacccgtgccgtttcgacccgtaccgtttcgaccagtaccgtttcgaatcgaaccgtttcgacgcgaaccttttcgacgcgaaccgtttcgacgcgtaccgtttcgaaccgaaccgtttcgcgATGAATCGGTTTTCTACGATGAATGTTCTTCAGAAGGtgctttttttcttttataaattcttCGTTCGTGAATTCCCATCTTTCGGGATCGATCTTTCTGAAACCCTGTAAAAAGAACATTCAACTTTGTTAACTATAACTTATACAGGATGTACAATCTCTTGATAAGCAGTTTTGGAGCAAATCCCACTGTTTATGAGTTAGATGAGCATCCAAAGGGGCATCAGATAGATAAAGAACTCAAGGGGTTAGGGTTTAAGCCTAGTGTCCCAGCTGTGTTCAAAGGACAGAAGCTGATTGGTGGGGCCAACGAGATAATGGCACTTCATTTGAAGGGTCAGTTGGTGCCATTGTTACTCGGGGCTAATGCTATATGGGTTTAGTGAAACTTTTTCAAGATGATGTTAGTATAGAGTTAATACAACTATAGGAGCAGTTTGATGCTTCTGCAGTTGTTAGAGCAGGAAAGATGGGAGTTGTTTTTGGGCCGTCTTTTTTCCGTTGGTGTTCGTTTTCCTTTTTTCTTGAAGGACCATCAGTTGGTGCCATTGTTACTCGGGGCTAATGCTATAACATATTCTTGAACAAGTTTCAACCCgacaaaattgccccttgatgtacaatctctctcctttttttttaaaaaaaaaaacatttttttaacaaaactgacccgacccgacccgaaacccgttctgacccggaccggtttcaacccgaacccgttGTGACCCGAACCTGTTACGACTCGAACCCGTTccaacccgaaccaaaacaaccctttttttagttgacccgttttgacccgaacccgttctgacccgaacccgttttgacccatgacccgacccgttcgCCAGGTCTACAAACAACCCTTAGTAGTAGGGCTGTAATgaactgaacgaacacgaacaaggccttgttcgtgttcgttcgttaaggaaataaatgtgttcacgaacggttcatgaacacttaccgaacgggattttatgtttgtgttcgttcattgaggaaatgagtgtgttcgcgcacggttcacgaacacaaataaatttggcgaacgcggcgaaggataaagatagatggcccagagagtagcactcgaacttgaatcccttattatggaacggaggtcgatcgtattcaccgatgtaaataatgagaaatgaaatgGAAATGATgtataaacaaggtgaaagtgagtTTCCTAGTTtcattgttagggtaataaaataaataaaagtttaataatataaaaagtacaaataaaatataaaaaagtacaaagatcttcacttaaaacacaaatatacgaacataaacgaacgtaaatcaacgaatgttcacgaacaacttaccaaacgttcacgaacacaatcgaacgaacgagacctttgttcatgttcgttcatttaactaatcgaacgaaagtTCTTATTCATGTtcattcgtttattaaacgaacgaacataaacgaacttcccgccgaacggttcaacCGCCCtacttaggctatagggtgtggtcatgaccctcatgaccaccatgaccctccatgttagtGTCATGTAACTCATctttaatccaccatccaaaaccactaccctaagggtgtggtcatgacccaaaccattagccccttatttattatctttgtctaaacaaaaaggaaatgatttgttaaaaaatggaaaggaggaccatggttgccatggtttaatccatgcaaaccatggtggattaATCAAGGGGGTGGTGTAACCTTCTATTAATGTTCCTAGGTGGCAAATCATGTCTCAACCATGatccccacaccctatagccttagtgGTAGTGAATCGAACCCCTTTTTATTTACAACTTGATCTACCAAGACCCAGCTTCGGATCAATTCTCTTCACCTCTGCCCTACCCTTGAGCTCTGCAAACAACAATGGCTTCCTTCCTCAAAAGTAATACCTTTTCTACCCTTCGTGCTCATCATCTTCAGGTATCACTCTCTCTCAATTTGTTCGATTCGTTTGTTTGTCGATTCTCGTTTGTTTTCAATTGAACATTTGATTTTGATTTAGGGTTTACCATCGCAACCTAGACGTCAGCTTCATGTAGAACCTGGGGCTCGAGAGAAAGCTGTAAGTCATTACTTGTCTGAAATCTGATGTTGATTTGTAGATTTCATGTTCATGTGGATAGGTTAAGAGCAAGAGATTCATGCTAAATATTCGAATTGATATCTAATTTGATGTATTTCTCCTTTCGAATTTTAAACTGTTTATGTCATTGAATAAGGAGCCCTAATTTAGTTTTATTACATTTCATATGCTTGAAAGACCTTAGGGGAAAGGGGCTTGAGATGGGTTTTTTTGGTTCATTAAAAGGCTGCCCCCTTCACCCTAATTGTTTGTCAGGCTTGACTTGTATTATCAAAGGGAGTTGATTGAACATATATAATCAACATTCCTTCACAATTTCATTCATGtgagtagggctgtaaacgaaccaaacgttcatcGAACAATTCATGAACTGTTtggtgggaagttcgtttgtgtatgttcgtttaataaatgaacggacacgaacaagaaattccgtttgTTTAGTTAAACAACGAACATGAACAGGGAGTTGCTCAAAAAATTCATAATCCCTTATTTGGGAGTTTCGTAGAGtggttttttgtttttatttctaCTTTGAGATGGTTTTTGGGCTTTGTTTACtacatttttttaaattgtttgcAAAAAATAGTTAAGGTACAAGGTGTGCCTCATGTTTCAAatcttagggggtgtttggtttGTGGGATTCGTAATTATATGAGTTTTCCTTTTGGTTGGTTTGGTTTACATGATGTTTTTGAAGGACTTGGAATTTGTGAAAAACTGTAACGCATTTAGTTGGCAGGAAAAGGAATGAAATTTTATTTCTAGCTTTCTATATTTTGTTTTGTCTGTAAATATAATACATGTCAAAGAATATGGGATGTAAATGATAGAATTGCCCTTTAAATACTAAGTTTTATAACATTTGTTATATATATAGTAGACAAATTTCAGCGAGAAGTCGAGAACAAGGTGAAAATTGTTTAATTAATATGATATTGCACTTTGCCTTTGCTATGTTAACAAGGGTTTCCTATCAAGTATCAATCGACTTATTAGCGACTTTAGATGGGGTAATGGTGTGTGTTTCATGTAAGCCATGATGCTTGAGCAGCAACACAAGGTCATACTGCTAAGCGTTTACGAATTGATATACTGTGCACCATTGGTGCAATGACGTGTATGACCGACACGCTAACCGGCCCACACCAGGCCGCCCCAGGCCCATCGTGTGAGAGGTAAACCAGCCTCACTCAGCGGCAAGGCGATTGGAGCTTAGGATTGGAATCAAACCCGCGACCTCTAGCTTTTGGTGCAAATCTGACGCCCCCTTAACCAACTGAGCTTCACGGCAGGGGCTATACTGTGCACCATTGACGTTCACCTGCCGCACCTTTGGCACTGCTACTCGGTTAACATTACCGTTTGATTAACAACTTTCACTTGTCTCTATTCTTTTAAACGTATTACACCAATACACCGCTACTCGGTTTCTTTTACAGGGAAAACCATATTTCCACGATTTCTTCTAACCTGGGGCGGTTAACGTTACTGTTAGTTTTTTATGTTTGCTACAATTCCCTTAGATCTATCCTCTTTAACTTTGTAATGAATTATCATCTCACAGAAAACGAAAACCTCGTTACCTTGCAGCTTTTGGCTAAGGATCCAGCACTAGAGCGGTTCAAATCATATAGGAAAGGTGCCGCAAGCATCAGAAGAATCGGAGATTACCTTACTATAGCCGTTGTAGCTGGTATATTAACCCTACTCGATCTGTATCTATAATTACTTGTTTTGATCTACTTGACCAGGCCTGCTCATTTTGCCACTTGTATGGTTTAGACAACCATACAAGTTTAGGCAGGTCGTATTCTAACCTTTGGTTTCAAACTATTATGTTTATTGAATATGTTTTTTTGAGTTGCCAATGTATCTTGTAAAAGTGAAAGCTTTATGTcagttgtattttatttaatcGTACAAGGTTTAGTTTTTAACTGTTAAATGCTAaaaaaatttcttgttttgagtGGCCATCGTAATTTGTATATAAGCTCGTATTTTGTTCTAAATTTGTTGTGCCGGCTTCTGATATTACGCATTTTGTTACAGGATGTTGTTATGAGATCTATGTGAGGGCTGTGACACGAGAAGAAGCTCGTAAAGCTCTGAAATCAGAGTAGCAGCATCAGAAAATggtggatgatgatggtgattaTAATTCTGTTTATGCAATAATTTATCAGTAGACAgtgttttgttttctttttcaagGAAAATAAACTCCCTTTTATGGCACCAAAATGAGTGGTTTCAGATGGATGAATACTGAAAGATTGTGCTTGTTGTTTTCCTTATTTAAATAATGCCGAGTTTCAAAATGTGGGTGTACAGGATCTGAAAACAGTTGCACTTTCGCCTTCTTGATCACAACTTAGAATTACATGCTTGCTAGGTCTTCAATGAAATGCCTGTAAGAGATGTTTCATGGACAACATGTCAAGTATGTCGGCAACCACGCATATTCATCGTTTGGTCTGACTAGTTTTGAGTTTTGACAAAATTTAGGTCGAAAGCTAACTACGACACACCAAAGTAGTTAGGTTGGCTTGGTGGAGAGAAGGCGGATTAGCCGAAACGGTATAGTTTATGCTGTTTCAGTTTAATTTTAGGTTGTTAGGTTTTATTATTTTCTAAATGGCAAATATGGTTTATGAATATTATATTATACATAACAGATattttaaaaatggaaaaaaaaaatacacatgacatagtttttattatttttgataaGGTAAAGATGGTTTATGaatagggctggcatatcgtgtatacccgtacacgataagacacgacacgataagacacgatacacgaaatcaCATACATGAACACGACACAATAACTTATCGTgtattttttttcaaacacgaacacgacacgatataaACGAAacttacctgttaatacctgttaacatgACTTTTTGactgttatacacgaaaattacctgttaatacctgttaataCGAACAAAAACTCGAACACGACATGCTATCTGAGAGTTACagagggagtttagggttttatttttttgaattgaatgaggaatgaaaatagaaaggaattaaggaacccacaTGCATATGGTTtatgagttttatttaatttaatttcttattgtgtactaacgggtattaacaggtaaacaggtatttaacctgtttatacacgaaaattaacaggtaatatcgtgtctacctgtttggtacacgatacctgttaaggccatacacgatacctgttaacttcgAGTAGGTTtgtgtcgtgtattcgtgtaaaattgccagccctaTTTATGAATATCAATGTATACATAACCGATATatcaaaaatgaaaaaataaatatAGGTAACTGATATTTTGTTAgttattttagtgtaatcgggatTAACTTAGTGATCAAAGGGAATTATGATATACATCGAACAACTTAGGGAGTGCACGCTTGTTCAAGTGGCTATAATTCTGAGTGTTCGGGCGTAGTTCCGAATGGGGgttccaaggggcagagcccctggctggggcaGCTTGGGAAAAaaattattttgattaaactgcTGTATTGGAAATGCCTTAGAAAAAATAATTTTGTAAAAATTCGTCATATTTTTTGGTAGTCATCCGAAGAATCTCCAAATTCGAAATCAGGGTTTTGACCATTTTTTACTGGTTCATTATGAATTCTCAAAAAACATATTGTTGTTGGATTTCTcaatcagagttgtatccgattgaattattcaagagaaccaccgaaataatttaATCTGAGAGTGACTTCACGCCTCTCTGATTATCCGGTTTTATAAAAATTCCCAACATATTTCAAAATGAAGCAGCCGGTTCCAAGTTTCAAACTGTTGGTTCAACAGTTAAATCCCATTTTTGAAACGTAAACGATGAACTAAAAACATGGAATTAGAAACGATGCATACAAAACATTCCGGTCTAGGTTGTGATGGCTACTTTAGAAGTCGATATAGTTATATGGAGGGCGTTTCTAAATGCTTGTAGGATCTTTAACGATGCTGAGTCTTGCATACATGATTAAGGCATACATCAAGCAAGGATATTGTAATCAACCTCTTCCATCGAACTTATATGCTAGTAGGTGAAGTACGAAAATTGATTATCCTAAAGAAAGAACGAACCAAGACTAAAAGTTTCATGAGTTTCGTGTCATATGTTGAGAAGctaaacaagatattgaaaaaatttgatgtttttttgaacggtaaatttggatcactgacggaccattgAATTATCATTGTGTCACAAGCGGaaccacctgatcatatccatctccgcTAGGCAATAATGCATaaacaccaattcaggaggaaactcAATAAATCTAAGAAAAACCTCCTTATGAAAATCGAACACAGAACTAATGGTCTCTAACCCTTGGAGATGATGTTTTAAATCAAGTTGTTCCATTTATTTTCATTAGTGAGTTACTAAAAGTTATTTTAATATTCGGCTACAGAGAAAACAATAATGAATATTTAGTTATTCAGAGTTGTACGATTAATTTTGAACAATTTAGCTAGAGTTATTACAACAAACTAATTGTGTGAATCATTGAGTAAGCTAACAATTTACATTTACTTTTTAGAATGACTTCTAACCCTAACCTACTCCTGTCACAACTAATATAAGTTcctataaaaataaaaacattcaAAATATCTAATATAACAGGTTTTTAT
This is a stretch of genomic DNA from Helianthus annuus cultivar XRQ/B chromosome 16, HanXRQr2.0-SUNRISE, whole genome shotgun sequence. It encodes these proteins:
- the LOC110916158 gene encoding succinate dehydrogenase subunit 7A, mitochondrial, which translates into the protein MASFLKSNTFSTLRAHHLQGLPSQPRRQLHVEPGAREKALLAKDPALERFKSYRKGAASIRRIGDYLTIAVVAGCCYEIYVRAVTREEARKALKSE
- the LOC110919003 gene encoding monothiol glutaredoxin-S2, producing MNVLQKVLFFFYKFFVREFPSFGIDLSETLMYNLLISSFGANPTVYELDEHPKGHQIDKELKGLGFKPSVPAVFKGQKLIGGANEIMALHLKGQLVPLLLGANAIWV